Proteins from a genomic interval of Pseudomonas paeninsulae:
- a CDS encoding potassium channel family protein produces the protein MIAVFLVNSLIVIAAVIIHYEFLYRLTLLLPHIQVRHRFRIVLGVGGALLAHAVEVWIFAFAYYLMHRAGGWGYLEGNFNGSLMDSVYFSFTTFTTLGFGDIQPHGDLRFLTGIESLTGLVLITWTATFLFVEMQRFWNTR, from the coding sequence GTGATCGCCGTATTTCTAGTCAACAGCCTGATCGTGATAGCCGCCGTCATCATCCACTACGAATTCCTCTATCGGCTGACGCTGCTGTTGCCGCACATTCAGGTGCGCCATCGCTTTCGCATCGTGTTGGGGGTCGGTGGCGCTCTGCTGGCGCATGCGGTCGAGGTGTGGATCTTCGCGTTCGCCTACTATTTGATGCACCGCGCCGGTGGCTGGGGCTACCTGGAAGGCAACTTCAACGGCAGTTTGATGGACTCGGTGTATTTCTCCTTCACGACCTTCACCACCCTTGGCTTTGGCGATATCCAGCCGCACGGCGATCTGCGCTTCCTGACCGGAATTGAATCGCTCACCGGATTGGTGTTGATTACCTGGACCGCGACTTTTCTCTTCGTGGAAATGCAGCGGTTCTGGAATACGCGATAG
- a CDS encoding IS30 family transposase, translated as MSYSELSVEERATIQIGRAQGFSLRKIACLITRSPSTISRELRRNRDACGGYSARLAQQQMQDRRQVCRPMRKLLPGSERFELVAHMLRGRLSPEQIAGKLRSMNTPSLRDAYVCRETIYNAIYALPVGELRKELIICLRQSKTTRRPRSGGVDRRGQIPEMVSIHVRPPEIEDRLMPGHWEGDLIKGKANASSVGTLVERTSGYLMLVKMNDATATSAMEGFSAAFNGMPLAMRKSMTYDQGREMARHAEITQQTGVAIYFCDPHSPWQRGSNENINGLIRQYLPKGTDLSVHSQETLDAIALQMNMRPRKRFDFKCPIEVIGEVMQKAMTMQHDAPASIQ; from the coding sequence ATGTCTTATTCCGAACTCAGCGTTGAAGAGCGCGCCACCATTCAAATCGGTCGTGCCCAAGGCTTCAGCCTGCGCAAGATTGCCTGCTTGATCACCCGATCCCCTTCGACCATCAGCCGTGAGCTGCGCCGCAATCGAGATGCCTGTGGCGGCTACTCGGCCCGCTTGGCCCAGCAGCAGATGCAGGACCGCCGTCAGGTTTGTCGACCGATGCGAAAACTGTTGCCGGGTAGCGAGCGCTTCGAGTTGGTGGCCCATATGCTGCGTGGGCGTTTGTCTCCAGAGCAGATTGCCGGCAAGCTGCGCAGCATGAACACTCCCAGCCTCAGAGATGCCTACGTCTGTCGCGAGACGATCTATAACGCGATCTATGCCTTGCCGGTCGGCGAGCTGCGTAAGGAGCTGATCATCTGCCTGCGCCAAAGCAAGACGACGCGCAGACCGCGTTCTGGCGGCGTGGATCGGCGCGGACAGATCCCCGAGATGGTCAGCATTCATGTGCGCCCGCCGGAGATCGAAGACCGGCTGATGCCGGGGCATTGGGAAGGCGACCTGATCAAGGGTAAGGCCAACGCCTCGTCTGTAGGCACGTTGGTGGAGCGCACCAGTGGCTACCTGATGCTGGTGAAGATGAATGACGCGACGGCAACCTCGGCGATGGAGGGCTTCAGTGCAGCGTTCAATGGCATGCCGTTGGCGATGCGCAAGAGCATGACCTACGACCAGGGTCGAGAAATGGCGCGGCATGCTGAAATCACCCAGCAGACCGGGGTGGCAATTTACTTCTGCGACCCACACAGTCCCTGGCAGCGCGGCAGCAACGAGAACATCAACGGCCTGATCCGGCAGTACCTGCCCAAAGGAACGGACTTGTCGGTGCATAGCCAGGAAACGTTGGATGCCATTGCCTTGCAAATGAATATGCGTCCCCGTAAACGCTTCGACTTTAAATGCCCGATCGAAGTTATTGGGGAAGTAATGCAAAAGGCCATGACAATGCAGCATGATGCTCCAGCCTCAATTCAATAA
- a CDS encoding haloalkane dehalogenase produces MEFLRTPDSCFTNLPGYAFAPHYLQVDDREGGQLRVHYLDEGPAAAAPVLLMHGEPSWSYLYRKMIPLLVAAGHRVIAPDLIGFGRSDKPTQRQDYSYQRHVDWMHAVLEQLDLKRVTLVCQDWGGLIGLRLVAENPQRFARVVAANTMLPTGDHTPGEAFSNWQKFSQEVPVFPAGGVIKGGTVTTLPQTVIDAYDAPYPDERYKEGARQFPLLVPTTPDDPAAAANRAAWTVLANWCKPFLTAFSDSDPITAGGDKLMQKLIPGTQGQAHTTIVGAGHFLQEDQGEELAAVVLRFIVATP; encoded by the coding sequence ATGGAGTTTTTACGCACCCCTGACAGCTGCTTTACCAATCTGCCGGGCTATGCGTTCGCGCCCCACTACCTGCAGGTGGATGACCGCGAGGGCGGCCAGTTGCGCGTGCACTACCTCGACGAGGGGCCGGCCGCAGCCGCTCCCGTGCTGCTGATGCATGGCGAACCGTCCTGGAGTTACCTGTATCGCAAGATGATCCCTCTACTCGTCGCCGCCGGGCATCGGGTGATCGCCCCCGACCTGATCGGTTTTGGCCGATCCGACAAGCCGACTCAACGCCAGGACTACAGCTATCAACGTCACGTTGATTGGATGCACGCGGTACTCGAGCAGCTCGACCTCAAGCGCGTCACCCTGGTCTGCCAGGACTGGGGCGGCCTGATCGGCCTGCGCCTGGTCGCGGAAAACCCGCAGCGCTTCGCTCGGGTAGTTGCCGCCAACACCATGCTGCCAACCGGCGATCACACTCCCGGCGAAGCCTTCAGTAACTGGCAGAAATTCTCCCAGGAGGTGCCGGTATTTCCTGCCGGCGGGGTGATCAAGGGCGGCACCGTGACGACCTTGCCGCAAACGGTGATTGACGCCTACGACGCGCCCTACCCGGACGAGCGCTACAAGGAAGGTGCCCGTCAGTTTCCCCTGCTAGTGCCGACCACCCCGGACGACCCGGCCGCGGCGGCCAACCGCGCGGCCTGGACGGTGCTGGCGAATTGGTGCAAGCCGTTCCTGACCGCCTTCAGCGACAGCGACCCGATCACCGCCGGCGGCGACAAACTGATGCAAAAGCTGATTCCCGGCACCCAGGGCCAGGCCCATACCACCATCGTCGGTGCCGGGCATTTCCTCCAGGAAGACCAGGGCGAAGAGCTGGCCGCCGTGGTGCTGCGCTTTATCGTCGCCACGCCCTAG
- a CDS encoding AAA family ATPase, with amino-acid sequence MKILSLRLKNLNSLKGEWKIDFTAEPFKDNGLFAITGPTGAGKTTLLDAICLALYHRTPRMSSVSASANELMTRHTGDCLAEVEFEVKGARYRAFWSQRRARDKAGGALQAPKVELAAADGTILTDKINEKLRETERLTGLDFERFTKSMLLAQGGFAAFLEANANQRAELLEELTGTDIYGQISQRVFEQTREVKGALDQLRARAEGVELLGDEQRRELQLEAERLGAEDTRLNAEQVELQRQRQWRDDLGKAQSQQHSTALAEQRAQDELQAAQAQLAQLAASEPAAKLQPIYRDWQQAQQAVHQAEQALQQTRIEQQQAAQRSSACLWQAHQFSQQLLGERQHAYDQLAAQRQQLETRLVEHAQHARLGEQLVAWRSQFAARQQLGVDIDQLGSRQQQTAQAVQVLDRQLTEQAAQLSAEQAHLLAAQRVEGEQQRLLDGLLAGGSEAALREHWQLQHRRSGLLGQLKQLASTRQQLAEQQTQLDGKLSELHGQHAAKDAEVLALRARYKDVQQQLRDQEKLLEQEQRIQALETYRAQLQEGQACPLCGAHEHPAIAAYQALDVSATQQTLLAKKAELENLTGSGQRLASELATLTTQLEQQRQQLQRTHQEHTQQEQRWQQLTEQLGTVLADAAALAAYEQQQAGELDAIQRSLDQLELVKSAHDGARTARQQLEQACIARQQQLALSSQQRQHQDSQVAELATRLEQLQGQSRERDSVLGAELGALGYNLPVDGDAWLREREVEWHSWQQAQQRRQQLEGEQRELEHALSVARELHGNWLQRWAAEQQEQPPALAAVADARAALQQSEAQLSHEQRRHQQLHGTQQTQAQRLIDDQHDLQAKVQQWTAALAASPFGDEGAFQAALLDDQQRAALSRLKQRLDKSLAEAQALKTAAEQQLATLQANPASELEREQLEQRLLLLTAELKTLTQRQGEIRAQLQGDDARRQNLQSLFAGIQAKQVEYDLWQQLNSLIGSADGAKYRKFAQGLTLDHLVYLANQQLERLHGRYQLARRSSGELELEVIDTWQADVARDTKTLSGGESFLVSLALALALSDLVSHKTSIDSLFLDEGFGTLDGETLEIALDALDSLNASGKMIGVISHVDAMKERIPVQLKVHKSVGMGYSALDRRYAL; translated from the coding sequence ATGAAAATCCTCAGCCTGCGCCTGAAGAACCTCAATTCGCTGAAGGGCGAGTGGAAGATCGATTTCACCGCCGAGCCGTTCAAGGACAACGGCCTGTTCGCCATCACCGGGCCGACCGGCGCCGGCAAGACCACCTTGCTCGACGCCATCTGCCTGGCCCTGTACCACCGCACGCCGCGCATGAGCAGCGTGTCGGCCAGCGCCAACGAGCTGATGACCCGGCACACCGGCGATTGCCTGGCCGAGGTCGAATTCGAGGTCAAGGGCGCGCGGTACCGCGCGTTCTGGAGCCAGCGCCGCGCCCGCGACAAGGCCGGCGGCGCGCTGCAGGCGCCCAAGGTGGAGCTGGCTGCGGCCGACGGCACTATCCTCACCGACAAGATCAACGAGAAGCTGCGCGAGACCGAGCGCCTCACGGGCCTGGATTTCGAACGCTTCACCAAGTCCATGTTGCTGGCCCAGGGCGGTTTTGCCGCCTTCCTCGAAGCCAATGCCAACCAGCGCGCCGAGCTACTCGAAGAACTGACCGGCACCGACATCTACGGACAGATTTCCCAGCGCGTGTTCGAGCAGACCCGCGAGGTCAAGGGCGCACTCGATCAACTGCGTGCGCGCGCCGAAGGCGTCGAGTTGTTGGGCGACGAACAGCGTCGCGAGCTGCAGCTCGAAGCCGAACGCCTGGGCGCCGAAGACACCCGCCTGAATGCCGAGCAGGTCGAACTGCAACGCCAGCGCCAGTGGCGCGATGACCTGGGCAAAGCGCAGAGCCAGCAACACAGCACGGCGCTGGCCGAGCAGCGGGCCCAGGACGAATTGCAGGCCGCCCAGGCGCAGCTGGCGCAACTGGCCGCCAGCGAACCAGCGGCAAAGTTGCAGCCGATTTATCGCGACTGGCAGCAGGCGCAGCAGGCCGTGCACCAGGCTGAGCAGGCCTTGCAGCAGACCCGGATCGAGCAGCAGCAGGCCGCGCAGCGCAGCAGCGCCTGCCTGTGGCAGGCGCACCAGTTCAGCCAGCAACTGCTTGGCGAGCGGCAGCATGCGTACGATCAGCTGGCCGCGCAGCGCCAGCAGCTGGAAACCCGCCTGGTCGAGCACGCACAGCACGCTCGGCTCGGTGAGCAACTGGTGGCTTGGCGCAGCCAGTTCGCGGCACGCCAACAGTTGGGCGTGGACATCGACCAGCTCGGCAGCCGCCAGCAGCAGACCGCGCAGGCCGTGCAGGTGCTGGATCGGCAGTTGACCGAGCAGGCCGCGCAGTTGAGCGCCGAGCAGGCGCACCTGCTTGCGGCGCAACGGGTGGAAGGCGAGCAACAGCGGCTACTCGATGGCCTGTTGGCCGGGGGCAGCGAAGCCGCCCTGCGTGAGCACTGGCAGCTGCAGCACCGCCGCAGCGGCCTGCTGGGCCAGCTCAAGCAGCTGGCCAGCACGCGCCAGCAGTTGGCCGAACAACAGACGCAGCTGGACGGAAAACTGAGCGAATTGCACGGCCAGCACGCCGCCAAGGATGCCGAAGTGCTCGCCTTGCGCGCGCGCTACAAGGACGTGCAGCAACAGCTGCGCGACCAGGAAAAACTGCTGGAGCAGGAGCAACGCATCCAGGCCCTGGAGACTTACCGCGCGCAGCTGCAGGAGGGCCAAGCCTGCCCGTTGTGCGGTGCCCACGAACACCCGGCGATTGCCGCCTACCAGGCACTGGACGTTTCCGCGACCCAGCAGACCTTGCTGGCGAAGAAGGCCGAACTGGAAAACCTGACCGGCAGCGGTCAGCGCCTGGCCAGCGAGCTGGCGACCTTGACCACCCAGCTTGAGCAGCAGCGGCAGCAGTTGCAACGTACCCATCAGGAGCACACTCAGCAGGAGCAACGCTGGCAGCAGTTGACCGAGCAGCTCGGCACCGTGCTGGCCGATGCTGCCGCCCTGGCCGCGTATGAGCAGCAGCAGGCGGGTGAGCTGGATGCCATCCAGCGCAGTCTGGATCAGCTCGAACTCGTGAAGAGCGCCCACGACGGCGCGCGCACGGCTCGTCAGCAGCTCGAACAGGCGTGCATCGCCAGGCAGCAACAGCTGGCTCTGAGCAGTCAGCAGCGCCAGCATCAGGACAGCCAGGTGGCGGAGCTCGCCACCCGTCTCGAGCAATTGCAGGGCCAGAGCCGCGAGCGCGACAGCGTCCTCGGCGCAGAGCTGGGCGCCCTCGGCTATAACCTGCCAGTCGATGGTGATGCCTGGCTGCGCGAGCGCGAAGTCGAGTGGCATAGCTGGCAGCAGGCGCAACAACGGCGTCAGCAACTGGAGGGTGAGCAGCGTGAGCTGGAACATGCCCTCAGCGTTGCCCGCGAACTGCACGGCAACTGGCTCCAGCGCTGGGCGGCAGAGCAGCAGGAACAGCCGCCGGCACTGGCGGCGGTTGCCGATGCGCGGGCCGCCCTGCAGCAAAGCGAGGCGCAGCTAAGCCATGAGCAACGCCGCCATCAGCAATTGCACGGTACCCAACAGACCCAGGCGCAGCGGCTGATTGATGATCAGCACGACCTGCAGGCCAAGGTACAGCAATGGACGGCGGCCCTGGCCGCCAGCCCGTTCGGCGACGAGGGCGCATTCCAGGCTGCGCTGCTTGACGATCAGCAGCGTGCTGCGCTGTCCCGGCTCAAGCAACGCCTGGACAAATCCCTGGCCGAGGCCCAGGCGCTGAAAACCGCCGCCGAGCAACAGTTGGCGACCTTGCAGGCCAATCCGGCCAGTGAACTCGAGCGCGAACAGCTTGAACAACGCCTGCTGCTACTGACTGCCGAGCTGAAAACCCTGACCCAGCGCCAGGGCGAAATCCGCGCCCAGTTGCAGGGCGACGATGCGCGGCGGCAGAATCTGCAGAGTCTGTTCGCCGGGATCCAAGCCAAGCAGGTCGAGTACGATCTCTGGCAGCAACTCAACAGCCTGATCGGCTCGGCCGACGGCGCCAAGTACCGCAAATTTGCCCAGGGCCTGACCCTCGATCACCTGGTCTACCTGGCCAACCAGCAACTCGAACGCCTGCATGGCCGCTACCAGCTGGCGCGGCGTAGCAGCGGCGAACTGGAACTGGAAGTGATCGACACCTGGCAGGCCGATGTCGCCCGCGACACCAAGACCCTGTCCGGCGGCGAAAGCTTCCTGGTCAGCCTGGCCCTGGCGTTAGCCCTGTCCGACCTGGTCAGCCACAAGACCAGCATCGACTCGCTGTTTCTCGACGAAGGCTTCGGCACCCTCGACGGCGAAACCCTGGAAATCGCCCTGGATGCCCTCGATAGCCTGAATGCCAGCGGCAAGATGATCGGCGTGATCAGCCACGTCGATGCCATGAAGGAGCGGATTCCGGTGCAACTGAAAGTGCACAAGAGCGTGGGCATGGGCTACAGCGCCCTGGACCGCCGTTATGCCCTGTGA
- a CDS encoding IS1096 element passenger TnpR family protein encodes MKVELIFNIHEEVDLWKGVIEIDSSSTLEDFHFAIQDAVEFDDDHLYEFYVSKTVRGRNRVTFDDENEKIYEVTLDGLFPLDKGHGLYYMFDYGDSWLFKITKSRKHPRHSSEGIEYPRLVSESGRRPEQYLVENW; translated from the coding sequence GTGAAAGTTGAATTAATATTCAATATTCATGAGGAAGTTGATCTATGGAAGGGAGTAATCGAAATAGACTCTTCGTCAACGCTAGAAGATTTTCATTTTGCGATTCAAGATGCTGTTGAGTTTGACGATGATCATCTTTACGAATTTTACGTGTCTAAGACGGTGCGAGGTCGTAATAGGGTAACTTTTGACGATGAAAATGAGAAAATATATGAAGTGACACTTGACGGTTTGTTCCCTCTTGATAAAGGGCATGGTCTTTACTATATGTTTGATTATGGGGATAGCTGGCTGTTCAAGATAACAAAGTCTAGAAAACATCCACGTCACTCAAGTGAAGGCATAGAGTACCCGAGACTTGTCAGTGAGTCAGGAAGAAGGCCGGAGCAATATCTGGTTGAGAATTGGTAG
- a CDS encoding ABC1 kinase family protein — protein sequence MAKPPLIPSSASALGRFFKLAGTATRIGGGLLGQQLSLGRSAIDWQPVAEQLGTVLGEMKGPVLKLGQMASQWHEVLPEPVAQALNKLQNRVPALPFSALQGHLQQVYGDDLSQFFQSIEEQPFAAASLGQVHRAVALDGRALVLKVQYPGIAEICAADLRQLRRLLPLGRLFRAPAEQLEGVYQELAAVIAAELDYPAEMRRLQQFRAHFADWPGLRLPQPQEDLCRPGVLALSEEPGLPFAEVAQASAEVRERLALTLVRWLSTQAFELGLLHADPHPGNFAYTATGELVVYDFGCVQALSPALLGAYVQTYRALQARDGEQLERAFQALGTRQPQSTTPYGLYRQLHGLLGPLLQRGKCWDFAATPLHQKVQALLPDVLGALGSLQPAPATLLVNRTLEGHYWNLSRLGVALPLADLLHEQMALVQSH from the coding sequence ATGGCCAAGCCCCCGCTAATTCCATCCTCAGCCTCCGCGCTCGGGCGTTTTTTCAAACTGGCCGGCACTGCGACACGCATCGGTGGCGGACTGCTCGGACAGCAGCTCAGCCTGGGCCGCTCGGCCATCGATTGGCAGCCGGTGGCCGAGCAACTGGGCACTGTGCTCGGCGAGATGAAAGGCCCGGTGCTCAAGCTTGGGCAGATGGCTTCGCAATGGCACGAAGTGCTCCCGGAACCTGTGGCGCAGGCCTTGAACAAACTGCAAAACCGGGTGCCGGCGTTGCCCTTCAGCGCCCTGCAAGGGCATTTGCAGCAGGTCTATGGCGATGATTTAAGCCAGTTCTTCCAGAGTATCGAGGAGCAGCCGTTTGCCGCCGCTTCGCTTGGCCAGGTGCATCGGGCGGTGGCGCTGGATGGGCGGGCGCTGGTACTCAAGGTGCAGTACCCCGGTATCGCCGAGATCTGCGCAGCGGATTTGCGCCAGTTGCGTCGTCTGCTGCCGCTCGGGCGCTTGTTCCGCGCGCCAGCCGAACAGTTGGAAGGGGTCTATCAAGAACTGGCGGCGGTGATCGCGGCCGAGCTGGATTACCCGGCGGAGATGCGCCGCCTGCAGCAGTTTCGCGCGCACTTTGCCGACTGGCCGGGGTTGCGCCTGCCGCAGCCGCAGGAAGATCTGTGCCGGCCGGGCGTACTGGCGTTGAGCGAAGAGCCCGGGTTGCCCTTTGCCGAAGTCGCTCAGGCCAGTGCTGAGGTGCGCGAACGCCTGGCCCTGACTCTGGTGCGCTGGTTGAGTACGCAGGCCTTCGAGCTGGGGTTGCTGCATGCCGACCCGCATCCGGGTAATTTCGCCTACACCGCCACCGGCGAATTGGTGGTGTATGACTTCGGCTGCGTTCAGGCATTGTCGCCCGCGTTGCTGGGCGCCTATGTGCAAACCTACCGGGCGCTGCAGGCGCGCGATGGCGAACAGCTGGAGCGGGCTTTCCAGGCACTGGGCACACGCCAGCCGCAATCGACCACCCCTTATGGCCTGTATCGCCAGTTGCATGGATTACTCGGGCCGTTGTTGCAGCGGGGCAAGTGCTGGGATTTCGCCGCCACGCCGCTGCACCAAAAGGTGCAGGCGCTGTTGCCGGATGTATTGGGCGCGCTTGGCAGCCTGCAGCCGGCGCCGGCCACCCTGCTGGTCAACCGCACTCTGGAAGGGCATTACTGGAATCTCAGCCGGCTGGGTGTGGCCTTGCCGCTGGCGGATCTGCTGCATGAGCAGATGGCGCTGGTGCAGAGCCACTAG
- a CDS encoding IS3 family transposase (programmed frameshift), which translates to MSSYSPERKAALLNKLLPPQNMSVAALSRQEGIPEATLYAWRTKLKAGGAVVPGDKKQTDNWPAEAKFAAVLHAASLSEIELSEYCRSKGLYPEQISAWRQACISGQQSAQAQRQAEREQARADKKRIAELERELRRKDKALAETAAILVLRKKNECLLGKRQRGRLTSLPERQQLVERFNHAVVSGARKAVACAEIGLSLRSLQRWASTPVVQADVRTTTLRPRPLNALSECERSAILAACNSPEFASLPPSQVVPRLADQGRYLASEATFYRVLKAADQQHRRGRSHTPHKHAAPTTHNATKANQVWSWDITYLASKVRGKYYYLYLIEDIYSRKGVGWEVYEQESGELAAELMQRTVLTERCAGRPLVLHSDNGAPMKSVTLLSKLYDLGITPSRGRPRVSNDNPYSESLFRTLKYCPQWPQDGFADLDAARSWVRDFIRWYNHEHRHSRIRFVTPAQRHRGEDQEVLAKRHALYQHARNQHPHRWSGATRNWQPIGAVTLNPDREQPALKIAA; encoded by the exons ATGTCGAGTTATTCACCTGAGCGTAAAGCTGCCCTGCTGAACAAATTACTCCCGCCACAAAACATGTCTGTGGCGGCGTTGTCGCGCCAAGAAGGTATCCCCGAAGCGACGCTGTATGCTTGGCGAACCAAGCTCAAAGCAGGAGGTGCGGTGGTGCCTGGAGACAAGAAACAAACCGATAATTGGCCGGCTGAAGCCAAGTTTGCAGCGGTGCTGCACGCGGCGTCCTTGAGTGAGATTGAGCTCAGTGAGTACTGCCGCAGCAAGGGTTTGTACCCTGAGCAAATCAGCGCATGGCGCCAAGCGTGCATCAGCGGCCAGCAGTCGGCCCAGGCTCAGCGTCAAGCCGAGCGCGAACAAGCGCGTGCCGACAAGAAGCGCATCGCAGAGCTAGAGCGCGAACTGCGGCGCAAGGACAAGGCGCTGGCAGAGACCGCCGCCATCTTGGTGCTACGAAAAAAGA ATGAATGCCTTCTGGGGAAACGACAGCGAGGACGTCTGACCTCGTTGCCAGAACGGCAACAACTCGTTGAGCGTTTTAACCATGCGGTGGTTTCGGGTGCGCGCAAGGCGGTTGCCTGCGCTGAGATCGGGCTGTCGCTACGCAGCCTGCAACGCTGGGCGTCTACGCCGGTGGTGCAGGCTGACGTGCGCACCACCACGCTACGCCCACGACCGTTGAACGCCCTGAGTGAGTGCGAGCGCAGCGCGATCTTGGCTGCCTGCAACAGCCCGGAATTCGCCAGCCTGCCGCCCAGCCAGGTCGTGCCAAGGTTGGCCGATCAAGGCCGCTACCTGGCCTCGGAGGCGACCTTTTATCGCGTCCTTAAAGCCGCCGATCAGCAGCATCGACGTGGCCGCAGTCATACACCGCACAAGCATGCCGCGCCGACCACGCACAACGCTACGAAGGCCAACCAGGTCTGGTCGTGGGACATCACCTACCTGGCTTCAAAGGTGCGCGGGAAGTATTACTACCTGTATTTGATCGAGGATATCTACAGCCGCAAGGGCGTGGGCTGGGAAGTCTACGAACAAGAAAGCGGCGAACTGGCGGCCGAACTGATGCAGCGCACCGTACTGACTGAGCGCTGCGCCGGCCGGCCCTTGGTGTTGCACTCGGATAACGGCGCACCGATGAAATCAGTGACGCTGCTGAGCAAACTGTACGACCTGGGCATTACGCCGTCGCGCGGGAGACCACGGGTGAGCAACGACAACCCCTACTCAGAATCGCTGTTTAGAACCCTGAAATACTGCCCGCAATGGCCGCAGGATGGCTTTGCCGATTTGGATGCAGCACGCAGCTGGGTGCGCGACTTTATCCGCTGGTACAACCACGAACACCGGCATAGCCGCATCCGCTTCGTGACCCCGGCGCAGCGGCATCGCGGCGAGGATCAAGAGGTGCTGGCCAAGCGTCATGCGCTTTACCAGCATGCTCGCAATCAACACCCGCATCGCTGGTCGGGCGCGACTCGAAATTGGCAACCTATCGGCGCTGTCACACTCAATCCAGACAGAGAGCAACCGGCACTGAAAATAGCAGCTTAA
- a CDS encoding substrate-binding periplasmic protein: MNARRLCTSLCLLLCLNTQAAERQALSISVGDWPPYLSTDLKHNGVIAHLISDLFADEGYRVSFQFLPWPRAYAATAAGRFAASAIWMHKNEREADFLYSAPILDEQFVFFHLKDFPFDWQSPYDLTGMTLGGGLGYSYGAKFDELLGTGNVRMERVSSDMQNFEKLLKNRVALYPQEISVGYTALHSHFTAADIGKITHHRKPLLNNFSYLLFPTQLEGSQALRERFNRRLQQYRDSGRYQQYFRDLQLGKYQQTPGQTVDLEADLVEP, from the coding sequence ATGAATGCAAGACGACTATGCACCAGCCTTTGCCTGCTGCTGTGCCTGAACACTCAGGCCGCCGAACGGCAGGCGCTGAGCATCAGCGTCGGCGACTGGCCGCCCTACCTGTCTACCGACCTCAAGCACAACGGCGTGATTGCCCACCTGATCAGCGACCTGTTCGCCGATGAAGGCTATCGCGTCAGCTTCCAATTCCTGCCTTGGCCGCGCGCCTATGCGGCAACCGCCGCTGGCAGATTCGCCGCCAGCGCGATATGGATGCACAAGAACGAGCGCGAGGCGGATTTCCTCTATAGCGCGCCGATCCTCGATGAACAGTTCGTGTTTTTCCACCTGAAAGACTTTCCGTTCGATTGGCAGAGCCCCTACGACTTGACCGGCATGACCCTGGGCGGCGGTCTGGGATACAGCTATGGCGCCAAATTCGATGAATTGCTGGGCACCGGCAACGTGCGCATGGAGCGGGTCTCCAGCGACATGCAGAACTTCGAGAAACTGCTGAAAAATCGCGTGGCGCTCTACCCGCAGGAGATCAGCGTCGGCTACACCGCACTGCACAGCCATTTCACCGCAGCCGACATCGGCAAAATTACCCACCACCGCAAACCACTGCTCAACAACTTCAGCTACCTGCTGTTCCCCACGCAGCTCGAAGGCAGCCAGGCGCTGCGCGAGCGCTTCAACCGGCGCCTGCAGCAGTATCGCGACAGCGGCCGCTACCAGCAGTATTTTCGCGACCTGCAGCTAGGCAAATACCAACAGACACCCGGCCAGACGGTCGACCTCGAAGCCGATTTAGTAGAGCCATAA